The following coding sequences lie in one Globicephala melas chromosome 15, mGloMel1.2, whole genome shotgun sequence genomic window:
- the RPS15A gene encoding small ribosomal subunit protein uS8, translating to MVRMNVLADALKSINNAEKRGKRQVLIRPCSKVIVRFLTVMMKHGYIGEFEIIDDHRAGKIVVNLTGRLNKCGVISPRFDVQLKDLEKWQNNLLPSRQFGFIVLTTSAGIMDHEEARRKHTGGKILGFFF from the exons ATGGTGCGCATGAATGTCCTGGCCGATGCTCTCAAGAGTATCAACAATGCCGAAAAGAGAGGCAAACGCCAGGTTCTTATTAGGCCGTGCTCCAAAGTCATCGTCAGGTTTCTCACTGTGATGATGAAGCATG GTTACATTGGCGAATTTGAAATCATCGATGATCACAGGGCTGGGAAAATTGTTGTGAACCTCACAGGCAGGCTAAATAAG TGTGGAGTGATCAGCCCCAGGTTTGATGTGCAACTgaaagatctagaaaaatggcagaatAACCTGCTCCCGTCCCGTCAGTTTGG TTTCATTGTACTGACAACCTCAGCTGGCATCATGGACCATGAAGAAGCAAGACGAAAACACACAGGAGGGAAAATCCTTGGATTCTTTTTCTAG